A genomic stretch from Silurus meridionalis isolate SWU-2019-XX chromosome 1, ASM1480568v1, whole genome shotgun sequence includes:
- the erich2 gene encoding glutamate-rich protein 2 isoform X1: protein MHFLFFGTTQRNTDEKKDAEAEKPGLLSSSDAPANKSVPTKTQAQKPKPSTWSQGQQPSEITERRRDTGNVGRVTLDPELVSELESSFKKTNINHTISRSEKQAGLQAPAPADMMMHRQIRSPKHSAPGGTEEKTGSSECVHEPVVQVPQNVPVPKCGTGQSQNEARSNYEEEYEEEETADFHAPIELLAEFLKAVMEKKYTLAQKLCQMILIYEPDNPEAKSFLPLIEERLLIEEAQEGLSSDENTSDDDDDEEESSSGSEDDDDDTDTGTDSDGENICSSSDTEEDSQR from the exons atgcatttccttttctttggtACCACACAGCGAAATACTGACGAGAAGAAG GATGCAGAAGCTGAAAAACCAGGACTCCTCAGCTCCAGTG ATGCACCAGCAAATAAATCAGTCCCAACCAAAACACA GGCTCAGAAACCCAAACCGAGCACGTGGTCACAGGGACAACAGCCATCAGAGATCACTGAGAGAAGACGTGACACAGGAAATGTGGGCAG ggTCACGCTGGATCCAGAGCTTGTCTCAGAGCTGGAGAGCAGCTTTAAAAAGACCAACATCAACCACACGATATCAAG GAGCGAGAAGCAGGCTGGTTTACAGGCTCCAGCACCAGCAGACATGATGATGCACAGACAAATAAGATCACCAAAACACTCTGCTCCTGGTGGTACAG AAGAGAAAACTGGAAGTTCAGAGTGTGTGCATGAACCTGTAGTCCAGGTGCCTCAAAACGTGCCAGTACCAAAGTGTGGAACTGGCCAAAGCCAAAACGAGGCAAGAAGCAATTATGAAGAAGAGTATGAAGAAGAGGAAACTGCTGATTTCCACGCTCCCATCGAGCTGCTTGCAGAG TTCCTAAAGGCGGTAATGGAAAAGAAGTACACACTCGCCCAGAAACTCTGccaaatga TTCTTATTTATGAACCAGACAACCCCGAGGCCAAAAGCTTTCTCCCTCTAATTGAAGAGAGACTACTGATAG AAGAAGCACAGGAAGGCCTAAGCAGTGATGAAAACAcgtctgatgatgatgatgatgaagaagaaagcAGCAGTGGaagtgaagatgatgatgatgatacagACACAGGTACTGATTCTGATGGAGAGAACATCTGCTCATCATCTGACACGGAGGAGGATAGCCAGCGATGA
- the erich2 gene encoding glutamate-rich protein 2 isoform X2, translated as MSSLQCVGTSSKVPSKDAEAEKPGLLSSSDAPANKSVPTKTQAQKPKPSTWSQGQQPSEITERRRDTGNVGRVTLDPELVSELESSFKKTNINHTISRSEKQAGLQAPAPADMMMHRQIRSPKHSAPGGTEEKTGSSECVHEPVVQVPQNVPVPKCGTGQSQNEARSNYEEEYEEEETADFHAPIELLAEFLKAVMEKKYTLAQKLCQMILIYEPDNPEAKSFLPLIEERLLIEEAQEGLSSDENTSDDDDDEEESSSGSEDDDDDTDTGTDSDGENICSSSDTEEDSQR; from the exons ATGAGCAG TCTGCAGTGTGTCGGGACGTCCTCGAAAGTCCCATCAAAG GATGCAGAAGCTGAAAAACCAGGACTCCTCAGCTCCAGTG ATGCACCAGCAAATAAATCAGTCCCAACCAAAACACA GGCTCAGAAACCCAAACCGAGCACGTGGTCACAGGGACAACAGCCATCAGAGATCACTGAGAGAAGACGTGACACAGGAAATGTGGGCAG ggTCACGCTGGATCCAGAGCTTGTCTCAGAGCTGGAGAGCAGCTTTAAAAAGACCAACATCAACCACACGATATCAAG GAGCGAGAAGCAGGCTGGTTTACAGGCTCCAGCACCAGCAGACATGATGATGCACAGACAAATAAGATCACCAAAACACTCTGCTCCTGGTGGTACAG AAGAGAAAACTGGAAGTTCAGAGTGTGTGCATGAACCTGTAGTCCAGGTGCCTCAAAACGTGCCAGTACCAAAGTGTGGAACTGGCCAAAGCCAAAACGAGGCAAGAAGCAATTATGAAGAAGAGTATGAAGAAGAGGAAACTGCTGATTTCCACGCTCCCATCGAGCTGCTTGCAGAG TTCCTAAAGGCGGTAATGGAAAAGAAGTACACACTCGCCCAGAAACTCTGccaaatga TTCTTATTTATGAACCAGACAACCCCGAGGCCAAAAGCTTTCTCCCTCTAATTGAAGAGAGACTACTGATAG AAGAAGCACAGGAAGGCCTAAGCAGTGATGAAAACAcgtctgatgatgatgatgatgaagaagaaagcAGCAGTGGaagtgaagatgatgatgatgatacagACACAGGTACTGATTCTGATGGAGAGAACATCTGCTCATCATCTGACACGGAGGAGGATAGCCAGCGATGA